From Salvia splendens isolate huo1 chromosome 3, SspV2, whole genome shotgun sequence, a single genomic window includes:
- the LOC121795912 gene encoding anaphase-promoting complex subunit 7-like: protein MDVPKDQLHTLLDHGLFSSAQIMGCFAVSSTSIHPETSPHLKAESLVLFGDSLFRGKEFRRAIQVYRQALQYHKILPKQSANTTPTTRSTLSSSNRSSSPNSSNTSAINENEVKFKVATCHSSLGDNRAALAEMEGIPSKSRNLEMNLMMAKLYRNSRHTRAAIGCFKECLRNCPYIFEAIIALAELGVSAKDIISLFPQTPSRSGRPPFDHFDSSRWLPRYVEAQCCIASNDYKGGLDLFAELLQRFPNNIHILLEMAKVKAVIGKNDEAILDFENVLSIDPYVVTYMDEYAMLLKLKSDNSKLNKLVHDLLNIDPTKPEALVALAVLWEKKDERGALTYAEKSIRIDERHVAGYIMKGNLFLSLNRPEAAVIAFRGAQELRPDLRSYQGLVRSYLAVSKVKEALFAAREAMKAMPQSGKALKLVGDVHASHVTGREKAKKFYESALRLEPGFLGAALALAELHVMEGRNGDAVSLLQRYLKDWADDCLHVKLAQVFAATNMLQDALSHYQAALRINPQNEDAKKGLDRLEKQMKGIDPDAPEEDEDNEVDDGDGDHEEVELL from the exons atggatgttcccaaagaccaattgcacACCCTTCTCGATCATGGCCTCTTCTCTTCTGCTCAAATTATG GGCTGTTTTGCTGTATCTTCGACATCGATACATCCTGAGACGAGCCCTCATCTTAAAGCTGAAAGCTTG GTTCTGTTTGGTGATTCGCTCTTTCGAGGAAAGGAGTTTCGTAGAGCAATT CAAGTATATAGACAAGCTTTGCAGTACCACAAAATACTACCAAAACAAAGTGCAAATACGACTCCAACAACCAGGAGCACATTATCATCCTCTAATAGATCTTCTTCTCCAAATTCTAGTAACACCTCAGCAATAAACGAAAATGAG GTGAAATTCAAGGTTGCCACGTGTCATAGCTCACTCGGTGATAACAGAGCTGCTCTCGCTGAG ATGGAAGGAATCCCAAGCAAGTCAAGAAACCTGGAGATGAATCTTATGATGGCAAAGCTCTATCGGAATTCAAGGCATACTCGAGCTGCAATTGGTTGTTTTAAGGAGTGTTTGAG GAATTGTCCGTACATATTTGAGGCCATCATAGCTTTGGCCGAATTAGGTGTTTCTGCAAAGGATATTATTTCTTTGTTTCCTCAG ACTCCGAGTAGAAGTGGAAGACCTCCTTTTGATCATTTTGATTCAAGTCGATGGCTGCCA CGCTATGTTGAAGCCCAATGCTGTATTGCTTCAAATGATTACAAAG GTGGGCTCGATCTTTTTGCGGAACTGCTACAACGGTTTCCTAACAACATCCACATATTACTCGAAATGGCCAAG GTTAAAGCTGTCATAGGAAAAAATGATGAAGCCATTCTGGATTTTGAAAAC GTCCTGTCAATTGATCCATACGTTGTGACTTATATGGATGAGTATGCTATGCTTCTGAAGCTTAAGTCAGATAATTCCAAGTTAAATAAGTTAGTTCATGATCTCTTGAACATCGATCCTACAAAACCCGAAGCTTTAGTGGCCTTAGCTGTTCTGTGGGAAAAGAAGGATGAGAGAGGAGCTTTAACATATGCTGAGAAG AGCATCCGGATTGATGAAAGGCACGTAGCTGGTTATATAATGAAG GGAAATCTTTTCTTGTCTTTGAATCGTCCAGAAGCAGCTGTCATCGCCTTTAGAGGAGCTCAAGAACTAAGGCCTGATCTTCGCTCATATCAAG GTTTAGTTCGCTCATATCTCGCTGTTTCAAAGGTGAAAGAAGCTCTATTTGCAGCAAGAGAGGCAATGAAAGCTATGCCTCAGTCTGGAAAGGCTCTGAAACTAGTTGGGGATGTACATGCTAGTCACGTCACCGGAAGAGAAAAG GCAAAGAAGTTTTATGAATCAGCCCTCAGACTTGAACCAGGTTTTCTTGGAGCCGCGCTAGCGTTGGCTGAACTCCACGTCATGGAAGGTCGAAATGGAGATGCGGTCTCCCTGTTGCAGCGTTATTTGAAAGATTGGGCTGATGATTGTTTGCATGTCAAGCTCGCTCAAGTCTTTGCAGCAACAAACATGCTACAAGATGCCCTTTCACATTATCAGGCCGCGTTGAG AATAAACCCCCAAAATGAAGATGCCAAAAAAGGACTAGACCGCTTGGAGAAGCAAATGAAG GGAATCGATCCTGATGCGCCTGAAGAGGACGAAGATAATGAGGTTGATGATGGCGATGGAGATCATGAAGAGGTTGAGCTATTATGA
- the LOC121795907 gene encoding GTP-binding protein OBGC, chloroplastic-like — MAPCYRLSKPASLSYSFHRAKFYRSTFFFLILMAFSAVFSGTVMQFKPLSASRRETNSSGQRVSTKITKARKQKSRNFRPPPNPPQSAGEGGEATTFTRLPPKDDFGFDDLASHSVSQVVKLADIKFPAIKTKKIDPSHGEKRGFAPKIGVTEEELSLDHEVDDGFDDEDEGIVKKVGYDYGRYELYEVGSGNDDDDDDDDDGDFYGDEGFMVSGDEDEEEEGVKEKEKGVPAVMRCFDRAKIFVKAGDGGNGVVAFRREKFVPLGGPSGGDGGRGGNVYMEVDGTMNSLLPFRKSVHFRAGRGSHGQGQQKSGAKGEDLVVKVPPGTVVRESGGDVLFELLHPGQRALLMPGGRGGRGNASFKTGMNKAPKIAENGEEGPEMWLELELKLVADVGIVGAPNAGKSTFLSVISAAQPAIANYPFTTLLPNLGVVSFDYDATMVVADLPGLLEGAHRGFGLGHEFLRHTERCSVLVHIVDGSSDQPEYEFDAVRLELEMFSPELAEKPYLVVYNKMDLPETSENWPSFRDALRARGFDPFCMSAVTRNGTKEVMNAAYELVQKNAADTDGYEGPIDLNYVADKMQKERAAPLDEFEIMHDSSTSSWHVEGAGLQRFVQMTNWRYNDSDRRFQHVMEACGVNKSLKKRGVKEGDTVVVGGMELVWYDSADSGHTSRRRTAESDE; from the exons ATGGCTCCATGTTATCGTCTCTCAAAACCTGCTAGTTTATCATATTCATTTCATAGAGCGAAGTTCTAtaggagtacttttttttttcttattttgatgGCGTTTTCCGCTGTATTTTCGGGAACTGTTATGCAATTCAAACCATTATCAGCATCTCGGCGCGAAACCAATTCAAGTGGACAACGTGTCTCTACAAAAATCACGAAGGCCCGAAAGCAAAAATCTCGGAATTTCAGGCCGCCGCCAAATCCGCCCCAATCCGCCGGGGAAGGCGGAGAAGCTACGACATTCACCCGCCTACCTCCCAAAGACGACTTCGGTTTCGATGATTTAGCTTCACACTCGGTAAGTCAAGTAGTCAAGCTCGCTGATATAAAATTCCCAGCTATTAAAACCAAGAAAATTGATCCAAGCCATGGAGAAAAAAGAGGTTTTGCTCCAAAAATTGGCGTCACTGAGGAAGAATTGAGTCTTGATCATGAGGTGGATGATGGATTTGATGATGAGGATGAAGGAATTGTTAAGAAAGTGGGATATGACTATGGAAGATACGAACTTTATGAGGTGGGATCGGGTaatgatgacgatgatgatgatgatgatgatggtgatTTTTATGGGGATGAAGGGTTTATGGTGTCCGGTGATGAGGATGAAGAGGAAGAGGGGGttaaagagaaagagaaaggggTGCCAGCAGTGATGAGATGCTTCGATAGGGCAAAGATATTTGTGAAAGCAGGAGATGGTGGGAATGGGGTGGTGGCTTTTAGGAGGGAAAAGTTTGTGCCGCTAGGGGGGCCGTCTGGTGGGGATGGTGGGAGGGGAGGGAATGTGTACATGGAAGTGGATGGGACTATGAATTCACTGCTGCCGTTTAGGAAGAGTGTGCATTTCCGGGCGGGGAGGGGCAGCCATGGGCAGGGGCAGCAGAAGAGTGGTGCAAAGGGCGAGGATTTGGTGGTCAAGGTGCCCCCAGGGACTGTTGTGAGAGAGAGTGGTGGGGATGTGCTCTTTGAGCTGCTGCATCCAGGGCAGCGGGCGTTGCTTATGCCTGGAGGGAGAGGTGGGAGGGGCAATGCCTCATTTAAGACAGGGATGAATAAGGCGCCCAAGATTGCAGAGAATGGGGAAGAAGGACCTGAAAT gtggctcgagttggagCTGAAATTGGTTGCAGATGTTGGGATTGTCGGAGCTCCAAATGCTGGGAAAAGCACGTTTCTCAGTGTCATCAGTGCTGCCCAACCAGCCATTGCTAATTACCCCTTCACAACTTTGCTTCCTAATCTTGGTGTTGTTTCATTTGACTATGATGCTACAATGGTAGTTGCAGATTTGCCAGGACTACTAGAAGGAGCTCATCGAGGTTTTGGGTTAGGGCATGAATTCCTTCGGCACACTGAGAGATGTTCGGTTCTG GTACATATAGTAGACGGCTCATCAGATCAGCCTGAATACGAGTTCGATGCAGTCCGCCTTGAGCTGGAGATGTTCAGCCCTGAGCTGGCTGAAAAGCCTTACTTAGTAGTCTATAACAAAATGGACCTACCAGAAACATCTGAAAACTGGCCATCATTCAGAGATGCTCTACGAGCACGTGGATTCGATCCCTTTTGCATGAGCGCAGTTACTAGAAACGGGACCAAGGAAGTCATGAATGCTGCATATGAGCTTGTACAGAAGAATGCAGCAGATACAGATG GTTATGAGGGTCCGATTGATTTGAATTACGTTGCTGACAAGATGCAGAAGGAGCGGGCAGCTCCTCTAGACGAGTTCGAGATTATGCACGATAGCAGCACCAGTTCGTGGCACGTGGAAGGAGCGGGCTTGCAGCGTTTTGTCCAAATGACCAACTGGAG GTATAACGACTCTGATCGGAGGTTCCAACATGTTATGGAGGCATGCGGTGTCAATAAATCCCTCAAGAAACGAGGCGTGAAGGAGGGCGATACAGTTGTCGTTGGAGGG ATGGAGCTTGTATGGTACGATAGTGCAGACTCCGGCCACACAAGTAGGCGGAGGACAGCAGAATCAGATGAATGA